Below is a genomic region from Candidatus Poribacteria bacterium.
GTCTCGACTCAGGCACTTGGCAAAAATTGCCGGTGGAGACATCAAGAGCCATCTACTCTTTGGCAGTATCTGAGAATAATCTCTATATTGGGACGGGGCCCGATCTGTTAGGATTCACGCCAATAGGGGTAACACAGGAAGTACAAAAAATTGAATCGCATGCACTCAAGATTTTCCATTCAACTGACTTGGGAGCATCATGGACGGAAATAACACCGAATTATAAATCTTACGCTTACCTTCGAGTGATACCCTCTGGCATGACGGTTTTGGCTGTTGGTGAAGTGCTTTTAGCGTCAACTGCCAGCAAACGCTATCATTCAACAGATAACGGACAAACCTGGACAGAACTGCCAGGAGATGCGGATATGTTTATGGTTCATAGTCTACCAGCTGTGGCCGTAAACGAGACGACATTTTACAAAGTCGGTCCCTTTGGCGTTCATCGCACAACCGATGGTGGAAAACGGTGGCACTCACTTATAGAGGGCATGGTGGGAACAAGGTTAAAGGATTTAGTTGCGGTCAACAACAGATTATACGCGTATACTGGCTACGCAGTGTATCAATCCACTGACGAAGGTGTGTCTTGGAAAAAACTCTCAATTGCCGAGAGGTTTTTTGGGAAGGTGACTACAATTAGAGATGAATCATCACCGGGCAGAACTCGTATCTCTAACACCTTTAATTCAAAATTGATAGTTGATGACAACAATCTTTATTTTCTTTCATATTCTATAAATAACAATTTGCGAATTTCCGGCTTATCTACACGCAATATACCCACTTCTGATGATTCTGAAAAAGAGCATCAATCAATCGTATCAACTGTTTCCCCTCCTGTACGCGACTTACATGGAAAGGACGTGAAAGCCACAACAGTCGTAGTCTGTAACGATGTGTTCTATGCTGAATATGGACGGACGCTTTTTAAGTGGAGACTTGGTGATCCGGTATGGACAAACACAGGATTAATAGACATGAGCCAGCTGTCTTATGAAGACTTAAGTAAGGATCTCAAATTAGCAGTTTTGGGAGAAACCATCTACGTCGGCAAACGCGATGGTAAACTCTTCCAGTCGCTTGATGGAGGAAGCAGCTGGAGAGATGTTACGTCAAACCTACCACTTCACTTTACCCATTTCAAGGAAATAACCCTTGTCGGTTCAACAGTTTATGTTGCAACAGACGAAGGCGTCTTGAGTTCAGAGACAGGCGTACACTGGCGCGTGCTAACCGATAGTGCGGGTACACGTCCGATCATAGACAAATTTGCTGTGGATAGCTCCACAATCTACGGTGTTGGCGACATCGGAGCCTATCGCTTGGATACTCGGAGTCAATGGAAACAGATCTCTTCAGAAGTGCCGGATAAAATTAATGCGCTCACTATTGTTAACAATAAACTCTATAGTGCTACTGAAGATCGTGGGATATTGCACATCTCGCTTGCAGAAGAATAGACAACACAACATTGCCGGAACAAACTGCGTCTTTGGTTCATAGGAACTTCTGGTTTATCTGATAAGCGTATAGGGCGGATGCAAAATCCGCCCTTCACAATTTAATATCTCACGAAAGATCGTCCTACAACAAGGTATGGTCTTCTGGAAAGTGCCAAAACCGATGAAAGTCGATGAATAATCTCCTACATAATCGACAATACTGTTATCAAGAATAGTCCCCGCCTTCTCCATGCCCCAAATTTTTCACTTTATGCACCCTTTCGACTTTCAAATCGGATCATTAATAATTATACAGAACTTACGCACTTCCTCTTAAAGTCCCCCTGATAAGGGGGATTTAGGGGGTGTTTTTGCTGGGGTGTTTCTTAAAAACATTGAAATCTTCTCACTGCAAGGCATTTTTCAGCAAAAAGCATATCTTGTCTGTTCAATTTGCGTAAGTCCTAAATTATACAGAACTTACGCAACGCGCAATAAATTTTTCACTTTATGCACCTTTTCCACTTTCAGATCGGATCATTAATAATTATACGGGACTTACGCAACGCGCAATAATACACGTCGCATTTCGGTAAACCTCTTAACTGATTACTGAAAACTGATTACTGAAAACTATTCAGGGAGTTCAACATGTTAATGACATTGATTCAAAAAGAGATTATGCATCACATTCTGAGCGTCCGTTTCGTCGCGCTCCTTGTGATGTGCCTGCTTCTCGTTCCACTGACGCTTTCTATAAATCACCGAAATTATCGCCAGAACTTAGTAGATTACCAACAAGCCGTTAAACTCGCAAACATTGAAGAAACCACGATGAACCCAGGGATGTCACTGGATCCAGAACTGGAAGTTTCCAAACTCCTCCTCAAACCGACCGCTTTAAGCGTCTTCGCAAATGGATTAGCAGATGTATTGCCGAGTTATCTCGGCATGACCCGCAATGGGGTTACACAAGGTGCCCCTGCCTTGGTGTCCTCTCTCTCCTATATGTTAGGGCATCTCGATTTTCTGTTCGTCGTCGGTACCGTCTTCAGTCTACTCGCGTTACTGTTTACGTTCGATGCGGTCGCCGGGGAACGAGAAGCAGGCACCCTTCGGATCACCTTAGCCAATTCCCTACCGCGCGACCTATTTTTATGGAGCAAATTGATTGGCGGATACGTGGTGTTTGTCGTTCCGTTCTTAGTGTCGTTGCTGTTCGGATTACTGATGCTTGTCTGGCAAGGTTTCCCTCTCGGCGAACCTGAAATTTTTCCGAGAGTCTTCAGTTTAACCCTCATCTCATTGCTCTATATTGGTGTCTTTTTTGCAATCGGGACAGTGATTTCTACCTACTTAGACAATTCTAAGACGGCACTCATCATCGCCTTTACTGTTTGGGTGTTTGCAGTGTTGATTACGCCACGCGTTGGGTTCCTCGCTGCCAAATTTATCGCACCAGCACGGACTTCACAGAGCGTCTATATGGAAAAAACAGCCATGCGAGACGATTTCAACGCAGCACTCAAAGAGGAACAAAACAAAATGATCATGGAAATCCCCCTCAATGAAAAGGGACACAGACACATAGGTGGGGAGGTTTCCAGAAAAATTACTGAACGTATGAAACTTTTTGAAGCGGAATATAGATCGAAATTCCTGAACCATTCTAACACATTGGATCGGAATTATAAACGTGAAATTGAACGGCAAGAACAGGTGGGGCAGATGCTCTCTCGGCTCACACCGACATCTTCCTTAATTTATATCACTACAAACTTGACACAGACCGGAAAGGCAAAAAGAGGCACCTATTTTCAAACGGGCGATAACTATTATGAGATGCTCTATACAGACTTATTCAGTAAAATTATAGATTATACGTATAGCAGGCAAGACAGACCCGTCAAAATCACACAACCCCCATCTGTGGAGATAACGACTTTAGGAGAAACACTCCGTCAATCGGCGGTGGATGTGATGCTGCTCTGCTTCTTTGCAGTCATATTGACAACCGTGGCGTTTCTGAAATTCTTTCGTTCCGATATTTGACGCAACAAACTGTTAAGGTATGTCAGTGATAGTTAACAATGGTAAACTTTTACGAAACTTCTGTTTCTTTTACAGAATTCCTTTCTACATGAAGGCAACGCTAACGAAGGAGATAAATGAAAATGAAACATAGAAACCTCACGCGAATATTCTCGATTTTGACAGCCTTAAGTATCGCCACCGTTTTTGGGTTCCAGGCGAATTCACAAACAACCACTTCCTTCACATTCGCAGAATCAATAGAAGGTAGGGCACCAGCACCAGATAATACCACCCCTGAAGAATATGATGGACCGCAAACTGTGAAGGGATTGATGAACGCCTTTGATGCGGCGTACAACCAAAGGTTTTCAAAGGTAAAGGTGACGGCAACCTTTGGGGACGGTGGCGTTTATCGGAGCGAGCTTGCAATTAGCGGTGAAATAGACGCGCGACATTCACGCGTAGAGTGGCTCCACATGCTTTTGCAGAGAGGTATCACTATAGAGGATTTCGACGATTACAGGATCTACCTGTCAAAGCGACACACTTTAGCATTTTTGGAGGACAATCCGGATTTACGGAAAATCGGGTTTCTTGGCATGCCTTTAACGGATGATCAAGAAGCTTATAAACTCGCTTATATCAATAAGTTAGTAAAAAAGAAAAATCAGAAGGAAATTCGGGAAGCCTCAAAACGGGTTGAACGTATCAAGGAACAGATTGAACGCTCTGAGAAACAACTTGAACGGGCAAAGAAACAGTCTAATCCGCAGCGGCTTAAACATGTTCAAGTCCAACTTGAGAGAGCTGAAAAACAACTTGAAGATGTGAGGGTGCAACTCAAACGTATACAAGAGGTTTTGGAACACCTCAAAAAGCCGACGCCTCCTCAGGACCTAACACCTCCTGAAAAACCAAA
It encodes:
- a CDS encoding ABC transporter permease subunit — protein: MLMTLIQKEIMHHILSVRFVALLVMCLLLVPLTLSINHRNYRQNLVDYQQAVKLANIEETTMNPGMSLDPELEVSKLLLKPTALSVFANGLADVLPSYLGMTRNGVTQGAPALVSSLSYMLGHLDFLFVVGTVFSLLALLFTFDAVAGEREAGTLRITLANSLPRDLFLWSKLIGGYVVFVVPFLVSLLFGLLMLVWQGFPLGEPEIFPRVFSLTLISLLYIGVFFAIGTVISTYLDNSKTALIIAFTVWVFAVLITPRVGFLAAKFIAPARTSQSVYMEKTAMRDDFNAALKEEQNKMIMEIPLNEKGHRHIGGEVSRKITERMKLFEAEYRSKFLNHSNTLDRNYKREIERQEQVGQMLSRLTPTSSLIYITTNLTQTGKAKRGTYFQTGDNYYEMLYTDLFSKIIDYTYSRQDRPVKITQPPSVEITTLGETLRQSAVDVMLLCFFAVILTTVAFLKFFRSDI